In Leuconostocaceae bacterium ESL0723, the following proteins share a genomic window:
- a CDS encoding prolyl-tRNA synthetase associated domain-containing protein encodes MGKDEIYKYLDKKDIWHEITEHQAAYNMADIANVNLPYPDADAKNLFVRDDKKRNYYLITVKGDKRVNLKAFRQENGTRPLSFASERDLLAIMDLRPGSVTPLGILNDSDRRVHFFIDKDFLEESGLIGVHPNDNTATVWLKTADLIDIIKEHGNDVTATAIQSLN; translated from the coding sequence ATGGGAAAAGATGAAATTTACAAATATCTGGATAAAAAGGATATTTGGCATGAAATCACGGAACACCAGGCCGCCTATAACATGGCTGATATTGCCAATGTTAACCTACCCTACCCGGACGCCGACGCCAAAAATCTCTTTGTCCGTGATGATAAGAAGCGAAACTACTATTTAATCACGGTCAAGGGTGATAAAAGAGTAAATCTAAAGGCTTTTCGACAGGAAAACGGTACTCGTCCCCTCTCCTTTGCCTCTGAAAGGGATTTACTGGCAATCATGGATCTAAGGCCGGGTTCAGTGACCCCTTTGGGGATTTTAAATGACAGCGATCGCAGGGTTCACTTCTTTATCGATAAAGATTTCCTAGAGGAGTCCGGGTTGATTGGCGTTCATCCCAACGACAACACCGCGACTGTTTGGCTTAAAACTGCTGATCTAATCGATATCATCAAAGAACATGGTAATGACGTCACGGCCACCGCAATCCAATCACTCAACTAA